The Fibrobacter sp. DNA window AAATGTTAAAAATCTTTTTCTATAGTTAACTTCAAGTAATCTATTAATCAGGTAAATCAGGGTATGGAACTGGGCAGTTGCAGAGAAGGAGACAGAGTCAGGGTACTGAAAATGAGGGGGAAAGGGATGATCCGGAAGAGATTAATGGAAATGGGAATTCTCAAGGGTGCGGAAATAAGAATTGTAAAATATGCTCCTCTCAAGGATCCCATAGAGATCGAAATAGGAGATTCTCATCTGAGTCTTAGAATCTGTGAAGCAAGGTTTATCGATGTGGAAAGGATATAGGTGAGCTGTTATGCCGCTTTTTTTTCCTTCTGAATTGAGACAGGATCTCAAAAATGAATCCGGGACAGAGATTCACCCGAAAAAGATCATTAAGATAGCGCTTGCTGGAAATCCCAACAGCGGTAAGACCTCGCTGTTCAATGCTATTACCGGTGCGCATCAGCACGTAGGAAACTGGGGAGGGGTAACTGTTGAGATCAAAGAAGGAAGGGTGTCCAGCGGGAGCCGTGAGTATAATATCATCGATCTTCCGGGAACCTATTCTCTGAGTGCCTTCTCGATGGAGGAGAAGGTGGCGAGGGATTTTCTCATTCAGGAATCGCCTGACGTGGTTATTAATGTGGTCGATGCCACCAATCTGGAAAGAAATCTTTATCTTACGGTTCAGTTGCTGGAACTGGGGATAAGGCCTGTTCTTGCTTTCAACATGTGGGATGAGGTAAGGAAAAAGGGTCTGCAGATAGATCTGGAGCTGCTTTCAAAACTGCTTGATCTTCCAATAGTAACCACAGTGGGGAAGAACGGGACAAATTGCAGGAAGCTTCTCAGTGAGGCTGCGAAACTGGTTGACCAGAATGAAACTGTTTACCGGAAAAACAGCAGTGATCTTCCTGCTGAAGTGCTCTCTGCTGTAGATTCAATTTCGACACAGAAGGCTTTACAGAAACTAAAGCAGGCGCCCAGGTGGACAGCTCTTAAACTGCTTGAGAACGACAGCGCTGTAGTCGGGGATGTAAAGAATG harbors:
- a CDS encoding FeoA family protein — encoded protein: MELGSCREGDRVRVLKMRGKGMIRKRLMEMGILKGAEIRIVKYAPLKDPIEIEIGDSHLSLRICEARFIDVERI